The genomic stretch TCAAGATTTTTTTTAGCCCCTATGGCTGGATATACTGATTATATATTTAGAAGATTATCAAGAAGATTTGGAGCAGGACTTCTTATAACAGAGCTTGTAAGTGCTGCTGCTTTAGCAAGACAGGTTAAAAAAACTTACAGATATATGGAGCATAAAGAAGATGAATACCCAATATCACTTCAGTTATTCGGGGCCAATGAAGATGATTATAAAAAGGCAATAGAAATAACCAATTTAAGCGGATTTTCATTTATAGACATTAATATGGGCTGCCCCACAAAAAAAGTAGTAAAAAATAACGGAGGGGCTGGACTTTTAGAAGATACAGGTAAAATGGTTTCAATACTAAATGCTGTAAAAAGTGTATCGCCTTTGCCTGTAAGCGTAAAAATAAGACTTGGACTCAAACGAGGAGAAGGCGGAGAAATAGAAAGAGCATTAGCATTAAAAGAAAATGGAGCATGCTTTCTTACATTGCATGGAAGATATGCAAGCGATTTATACAGAGGTACTGCTGACTGGGAGGCTATAGCAAGAGTAAAAGAGGCACTTGGAAAAGATTATATACTAATAGGAAACGGAGATATAAAAACTAAAGAAGATGCATTAAAAGCATTTAATATATCAAATGTGGATGGAATAATGGTTGGAAGAGGTGCTGTTGGAAATCCTTGGATATTCAGAGAGCTTAACACAATATTTGAAGATAATGATGATTATAATAATGATATAACAGAAAATGACAGTTTAAAAAACATTATTAAAGAACATATTAATGGCTGCTGTGAACTTTATGGTGAAATAAGCGGTATACATTTTATGCGTAAGTTTGTTATGAAATATCTAACTGGATATAGAATGGAAAATAAAATTGAACTTATGAAATGCGAAAGCAAAGAAGAATTATTTAAAATATTGGACAGCATAATATCTTAATAATATAAATATTTATAATAAATAAGGCTCTGACTAAAAACTCAAAGCCTTATTTAATTATTATTTACTGCTCTACTAAAATATTTTTTTCAGTATCTTTATCAAATATATGAAGTTTATTCAAATCAAAATCCATAAATGCCTGCTGATCTCTTTTATAATCTTCGCTTGTATTTATTCTTATAGTAATTTGAGAATCTCCGAAGTTCATATACAGATAACTTTCAGAACCTATCATCTCGATAACATCTATAACAGCCTGTATCAAATTTGGAGAATTGCTTTCTGATTTGTCTTTATATAAAAAAACATTTTCAGGTCTTATTCCAAGTACAGCTTCTTTTCCATCATAAGAATCATCAAGTTTTGAAATTCTGTCATTATTAAGTTCAATTTCATATCCGTCAAAACTAGCATACCACTTTCCGCTTTTTTTAGTTAAAACAGCATTTATAAAATTCATTTGAGGTGCCCCAATAAATCCAGCTACAAATAAATTTTTAGGACTATTATAGAGAGTTTTAGCATCATCAACCTGCATAATATCTCCGTCTTTCATAACTACTATTCTAGTACCCATAGTCATGGC from Brachyspira murdochii DSM 12563 encodes the following:
- a CDS encoding tRNA dihydrouridine synthase, which produces MKRGITIEGVNIPSRFFLAPMAGYTDYIFRRLSRRFGAGLLITELVSAAALARQVKKTYRYMEHKEDEYPISLQLFGANEDDYKKAIEITNLSGFSFIDINMGCPTKKVVKNNGGAGLLEDTGKMVSILNAVKSVSPLPVSVKIRLGLKRGEGGEIERALALKENGACFLTLHGRYASDLYRGTADWEAIARVKEALGKDYILIGNGDIKTKEDALKAFNISNVDGIMVGRGAVGNPWIFRELNTIFEDNDDYNNDITENDSLKNIIKEHINGCCELYGEISGIHFMRKFVMKYLTGYRMENKIELMKCESKEELFKILDSIIS